A region from the Vicia villosa cultivar HV-30 ecotype Madison, WI linkage group LG3, Vvil1.0, whole genome shotgun sequence genome encodes:
- the LOC131657791 gene encoding uncharacterized protein LOC131657791, whose product MLSNSVIHGRNKASLWWKDLCSVGACGNNPLENWFTSSIFCKLGNGDGTDFWLDRWKGPSPLAERFPSLFRFAEPSGALISDNVTPTVGVLDSYVWWKTSLGFSVKAAYDLILEGSYRGPRVEVDIIRALNRMWKTKISSKILIFGWRLILNKIPTKTALARRHILTDPNLLVCPFCGVEDEDTNHLFVFCPVTSDWWSKFCDWLRLDSSSFPGNFFLRFKALDLACKVRFVVDTSWVFGLAFCWGVWCCRNEVIFNEGNILNFDTIGMIKYVAWEWLLSCYNVGDTMVWSDWYANPGTCIGRP is encoded by the exons ATGCTTTCTAATTCAGTGATTCATGGTAGAAACAAGGCATCCCTTTGGTGGAAGGACTTATGCTCGGTTGGTGCTTGTGGGAACAATCCGTTGGAAAATTGGTTTACTTCTTCCATTTTCTGTAAATTAGGTAATGGAGATGGCACCGATTTTTGGCTTGATAGGTGGAAGGGTCCCTCTCCTCTTGCTGAGCGTTTTCCCTCTCTTTTTCGGTTTGCTGAGCCTTCTGGTGCTTTGATTAGTGACAATG TTACTCCAACGGTGGGTGTGCTGGATTCATATGTTTGGTGGAAGACATCTTTGGGTTTTTCCGTTAAAGCGGCGTATGATTTGATTTTGGAGGGGAGTTATCGGGGTCCTCGTGTTGAGGTTGACATCATAAGGGCCCTAAACCGGATGTGGAAGACTAAGATATCAAGCAAGATCTTGATTTTCGGGTGGAGACTTATTTTGAATAAGATTCCAACCAAGACGGCTTTGGCGAGACGCCATATTTTGACGGATCCGAATCTTTTGGTTTGCCCTTTTTGTGGAGTGGAGGACGAAGACACGAATCATCTCTTTGTTTTTTGTCCCGTCACTTCGGATTGGTGGAGTAAGTTTTGTGATTGGCTCCGGCTTGATTCATCTTCTTTTCCGGGTAATTTTTTTCTTCGCTTTAAAGCTTTGGATTTAGCTTGTAAGGTGAGATTTGTGGTAGATACTAGTTGGGTATTTGGGTTGGCTTTTTGTTGGGGTGTTTGGTGTTGTAGGAATGAGGTCATCTTCAATGAGGGtaatattcttaattttgatACTATTGGGATGATTAAATATGTTGCTTGGGAATGGCTTCTTTCTTGCTATAATGTAGGAGATACTATGGTTTGGTCGGATTGGTATGCGAATCCGGGTACGTGTATTGGGCGTCCGTAG
- the LOC131657793 gene encoding putative cyclin-A3-1, with amino-acid sequence MMEIEDKRKPAIDYIEKVQRCMTTNMRGKLVDWLVQVADTYKLLPETLHLAVSYIDRFLSIQSLNKSKLQLLGISAMLIASKYEEVNPTRAVEFCQITTYELHEVLEMEARILKSLNYEMGNPNVITFLRHGFFFSYLKFEYLNFATSHSQFKYLCNYLADLSLLDYECLQFKPSTLAASVIFLAKFIIRPRVNPWTLSLHESLGYGSDDLEDCATILHELYLSRRAASLKTVRNKYKLRKFKCVANLPSPPELQESYFEDVHASYKCNTDVNIATDDEWD; translated from the exons ATGATGGAG ATCGAGGACAAACGAAAACCGGCTATTGATTACATTGAAAAAGTTCAGAGATGCATGACTACAAACATGAGAGGAAAATTGGTTGATTGGTTAGTTCAGGTTGCAGATACATACAAACTTCTCCCAGAAACTCTTCATCTAGCTGTTTCCTATATTGACAGATTCCTATCTATTCAATCTCTCAATAAATCCAAGCTTCAGTTGCTTGGTATTTCAGCTATGCTCATTGCGTC CAAGTATGAAGAAGTCAATCCAACAAGAGCGGTAGAATTCTGCCAAATTACTACCTATGAGCTGCATGAG GTTTTAGAAATGGAAGCTCGCATACTCAAGTCCCTAAATTATGAAATGGGAAACCCTAATGTCATCACATTTTTAAGGcatggattttttttttcatatcttaAATTTGAATATCTAAACTTTGCT ACTTCCCATTCACAGTTTAAATATTTGTGCAACTATCTTGCCGATTTGAGCCTGCTTGACTACGAGTGTCTACAATTCAAACCTTCTACATTGGCTGCCTCTGTTATATTTCTTGCCAAATTTATTATCCGGCCTCGAGTAAATCCTTGG ACTTTGTCCCTCCATGAATCTTTGGGTTATGGATCTGATGATTTGGAAGATTGTGCTACCATTCTACATGAGTTGTATTTGTCAAGAAGGGCAGCATCCTTGAAAACTGTTCGCAATAAATACAAGCTGCGCAAG TTTAAATGTGTAGCAAACTTGCCTTCCCCACCTGAGCTGCAAGAAAGTTACTTTGAAGATGTTCATGCCTCTTACAAGTGCAATACAGACGTGAACATTGCGACAGACGATGAGTGGGATTGA